Proteins found in one Paenibacillus borealis genomic segment:
- the dnaB gene encoding replicative DNA helicase has translation MGGDLFFDRIPPQNLEAEQAVLGAVLLSDEALITAMERVNTEDFYDKPHQMIFEAMVQLGEESQPIDLITLTSRLQDKGELEDIGGVSYLAKLAHAVPTAANVDYYAQIIEEKAMLRRLIRTATQIVSEGYTGGEDVGIMLSDAERRILEISNRRSGSGFIAIRDVLMQVFDRVELLHQNKGGTSGIPSGFADLDHMTNGFQRNDLIIVAARPSVGKTAFALNIAQNVAVRAKETVAIFSLEMSAPQLVQRMICAEANLDANIMRTGDFKSDDDWSKLTMGIQSLSEAEIYIDDTPGVTVTDIRAKCRRLKKEKGLGMIVIDYLQLIQGRGKAGENRQQEVSEISRTLKQIARELDVPVIALSQLSRGVEQRQDKRPMMSDLRESGSIEQDADIVAFLYRDDYYNQDTEKKNIIEIIIAKQRNGPVGTVELVFLKNFNKFVNYERAHSEPFAG, from the coding sequence ATGGGTGGAGATCTCTTTTTCGATCGGATTCCCCCGCAGAATCTAGAGGCAGAACAGGCCGTACTAGGTGCGGTTCTGCTGTCGGATGAAGCGCTTATTACCGCGATGGAGCGGGTGAATACCGAAGACTTCTACGACAAACCGCATCAGATGATATTTGAGGCGATGGTGCAGCTCGGAGAAGAGAGCCAGCCGATTGACCTGATTACATTGACTTCCCGGCTCCAGGACAAGGGGGAGCTTGAGGATATCGGCGGTGTCAGCTATTTGGCTAAGCTGGCGCATGCAGTGCCGACTGCGGCCAACGTTGACTATTATGCACAGATTATCGAAGAGAAGGCGATGCTGCGGCGGCTGATCCGTACAGCAACGCAGATTGTCAGCGAAGGGTATACGGGCGGCGAAGATGTAGGCATCATGCTGAGTGATGCCGAGCGGCGGATCCTGGAGATCTCTAACCGCCGCAGCGGCAGCGGGTTCATTGCCATCCGTGATGTGCTGATGCAGGTATTCGACCGGGTGGAACTGCTCCATCAGAACAAAGGCGGCACTTCGGGGATTCCCTCCGGCTTCGCCGATCTTGACCATATGACCAACGGTTTCCAGCGTAACGACTTAATCATTGTGGCTGCCCGTCCATCCGTAGGGAAGACGGCATTTGCCTTGAACATCGCCCAGAATGTTGCGGTCCGCGCCAAAGAGACCGTAGCGATCTTCAGTCTGGAAATGTCGGCACCCCAGCTGGTACAGCGTATGATCTGCGCAGAAGCCAACTTGGATGCCAATATTATGCGTACCGGTGATTTCAAAAGCGATGATGACTGGTCCAAGCTGACCATGGGCATCCAGTCATTGTCTGAGGCTGAAATTTATATCGACGATACACCCGGTGTTACCGTTACAGATATCCGCGCGAAATGCCGCCGGCTGAAGAAGGAAAAAGGCCTCGGCATGATTGTCATTGACTATTTGCAGCTGATCCAGGGCCGCGGTAAAGCCGGAGAGAACCGCCAACAGGAAGTATCCGAAATCTCCCGTACCCTGAAGCAGATCGCCCGTGAGCTTGATGTTCCGGTTATTGCCTTGTCCCAGCTCAGCCGTGGTGTGGAGCAGCGTCAGGACAAACGTCCGATGATGAGTGACCTTCGTGAATCGGGCTCGATCGAGCAGGATGCCGATATCGTAGCGTTCCTGTACCGTGATGATTACTACAACCAGGATACCGAGAAGAAGAATATTATTGAAATCATTATCGCCAAACAGCGTAACGGTCCGGTAGGCACGGTGGAGCTGGTGTTCCTCAAGAACTTTAACAAGTTCGTCAACTACGAGCGGGCACACTCGGAACCCTTCGCAGGTTAG
- the rplI gene encoding 50S ribosomal protein L9 produces the protein MKVIFIKDVKGQGKKGQVKEVSEGYAANFLLPRGLVRPATDGNVKTLENQAAAEQRRKDQEKEEAVQLGKKLDELTLTLKAKAGEGGRLFGAITSKQIGETLAATQGIVIDKRKIELSDPIRHVGTFQVTVKLHTEVKANLTVQVTEE, from the coding sequence ATGAAGGTCATTTTCATTAAGGATGTTAAGGGGCAAGGCAAGAAAGGTCAGGTTAAAGAGGTATCGGAAGGTTATGCAGCCAACTTCCTGCTGCCGCGCGGACTGGTTCGTCCGGCTACCGACGGCAATGTGAAGACGCTGGAGAACCAGGCGGCAGCGGAACAGCGCCGTAAGGACCAGGAGAAAGAGGAAGCTGTTCAGCTCGGCAAGAAGCTTGATGAGCTGACATTAACCCTGAAGGCTAAAGCGGGCGAAGGCGGCCGCCTGTTCGGCGCAATCACCAGCAAACAGATCGGCGAAACCCTGGCAGCTACGCAGGGAATCGTAATTGATAAGCGCAAGATTGAGCTGAGTGATCCAATCCGCCATGTTGGCACGTTCCAGGTAACAGTGAAGCTGCACACTGAAGTAAAGGCTAACCTCACGGTGCAGGTAACGGAGGAGTAA
- a CDS encoding adenylosuccinate synthase: MSTVVVVGTQWGDEGKGKITDFLAESADVVARYQGGNNAGHTILIDGKKFKLSLIPSGVFYKEKTCVIGNGMVINPEALIQEINYIHENGFDTKNLVISDRAHVIMPYHMLLDALEEDRKGPNKIGTTRKGIGPCYMDKAARNGIRIADLMDAEEFELRLRPLMEEKNQVITQVYGAEPLNVEEILTKYLEYAEVLRGYVTDTSVVLNDAIDAESRVLFEGAQGVMLDIDQGTYPFVTSSNPSAGGVCIGSGVGPSKIKQVIGVAKAYTTRVGDGPFPTELNDATGDYIRETGHEYGTVTGRARRVGWFDSVVVRHARRVSGITGLSLNSLDVLSGLETVKICTGYKFRGEIITHYPASLKMLAECEAVYEELQGWSEDITAAKTLDDLPANTRKYVERVSELTGIPISIFSVGRNREQTNQVLPIYI, from the coding sequence ATGTCAACGGTAGTCGTCGTGGGAACACAATGGGGAGACGAAGGCAAAGGAAAGATCACGGATTTTCTGGCAGAGAGTGCAGATGTGGTCGCTCGGTATCAAGGGGGTAACAATGCCGGTCACACGATTCTGATTGACGGAAAGAAGTTCAAGCTGAGCTTGATTCCATCAGGTGTATTTTATAAAGAGAAAACTTGTGTTATCGGCAACGGAATGGTTATCAATCCAGAAGCCCTGATTCAAGAAATTAATTATATTCATGAGAATGGCTTTGATACGAAGAACCTCGTGATCAGCGACCGTGCCCATGTCATTATGCCATATCATATGCTGCTGGATGCGCTTGAAGAAGACCGCAAGGGTCCGAACAAAATCGGGACAACACGTAAGGGTATCGGCCCGTGCTACATGGATAAAGCTGCCCGTAACGGTATCCGTATTGCCGATCTGATGGATGCCGAGGAATTCGAACTGAGACTTCGTCCATTAATGGAAGAGAAGAATCAGGTCATCACTCAGGTATACGGAGCGGAACCCCTGAATGTAGAAGAAATTCTGACCAAATATCTGGAGTATGCAGAAGTGCTGCGCGGTTATGTGACGGATACTTCGGTGGTGCTGAATGATGCTATTGATGCAGAGTCCAGAGTATTGTTCGAAGGTGCACAAGGTGTAATGCTTGATATTGACCAAGGAACTTATCCGTTCGTAACTTCATCGAATCCATCGGCAGGCGGGGTCTGCATTGGTTCGGGCGTTGGCCCGTCCAAGATCAAACAGGTAATTGGGGTGGCTAAAGCTTACACTACCCGTGTTGGCGACGGTCCGTTCCCTACAGAACTGAACGATGCTACTGGTGATTATATCCGTGAAACAGGCCATGAGTACGGTACTGTAACCGGACGCGCACGCCGTGTGGGCTGGTTCGACAGTGTAGTTGTGCGTCACGCCCGCCGCGTCAGCGGAATCACGGGTCTGTCCCTGAATTCGCTGGACGTGCTGAGCGGCCTTGAAACCGTCAAGATCTGCACAGGCTACAAGTTCCGCGGTGAGATCATTACGCATTACCCGGCCAGCCTCAAAATGCTGGCGGAATGCGAAGCTGTCTATGAAGAGCTTCAAGGCTGGAGCGAGGATATTACTGCGGCGAAGACACTGGATGATCTGCCGGCTAACACACGCAAATATGTAGAACGCGTATCCGAGCTGACAGGTATTCCTATCTCCATCTTCTCCGTTGGCCGTAACCGGGAACAGACGAATCAGGTACTGCCAATCTATATCTAG
- the yycF gene encoding response regulator YycF: protein MQMGTILVVDDEQPIADILKFNLEKEGYEVICAFDGNSAVELALSRRPDLMLLDLMLPGKDGMDVCREVRSAHLDIPIIMLTAKDGEIDKVLGLELGADDYVTKPFSTRELLARVKAQMRRQHKPALSETLSESVESKQGVYHFGLFIDTDMYLVYKDGEPLDLTHREYELLYYMIRHAGKVMTREHLLQAVWGFEYFGDVRTVDVTIRRLREKIEENPSKPEYIFTRRGLGYLMHSPKSGGL from the coding sequence ATGCAAATGGGCACGATTCTAGTAGTGGATGATGAACAACCTATTGCTGATATATTGAAATTCAATCTGGAAAAAGAGGGCTATGAGGTTATCTGTGCTTTTGACGGCAACAGTGCTGTAGAGCTGGCTCTGTCCAGACGCCCGGACCTGATGCTGCTCGACCTGATGCTGCCCGGCAAGGACGGGATGGATGTGTGCCGTGAGGTGCGCTCTGCGCATCTGGATATTCCGATCATCATGCTTACCGCCAAGGACGGAGAGATTGATAAGGTGCTGGGCCTGGAGCTGGGTGCCGATGATTATGTGACCAAGCCGTTCAGCACCCGTGAGCTGCTGGCCAGAGTCAAAGCCCAGATGCGCCGCCAGCATAAGCCGGCCTTGTCCGAAACGCTGAGCGAAAGCGTGGAGAGCAAGCAGGGGGTATATCATTTCGGCTTATTTATCGATACGGATATGTATCTGGTCTACAAAGACGGCGAACCGCTGGATCTGACGCATCGTGAATACGAGCTGCTCTATTATATGATCCGTCATGCCGGCAAAGTAATGACCCGGGAGCATCTGCTGCAGGCCGTATGGGGCTTCGAATATTTCGGTGATGTGCGGACCGTGGATGTAACGATCCGCCGGCTCAGAGAAAAAATTGAGGAGAATCCCAGCAAGCCGGAATATATATTTACACGGCGCGGACTCGGTTATTTGATGCATAGCCCCAAAAGCGGAGGGCTGTGA
- a CDS encoding M23 family metallopeptidase: MKGFKFMRRMGKLRNSEETSAGSGAAGQQGNSTASETRVFHPETKPRRLRRSWIVATAGLVLLTTFLVGAEKKHVAANTVTYYKVLVKGEEIGTLSQESDLNKLFEAKRREYQLKYPDSVMVLQTSGITTEALEAYKPEIDSEATLDKLDGMLKAYAVGVELTVDGKSLGIVKDQETAAAVLEAVKAHYTPQAAATDAKLMKTAAKTTAASANADIVESAAIREEVSIVPVKADPNKVLSVEDAVKVLTEGKEEPLVYSVQEGDTVSAIASRFQITQADIFRNNPAVKELSLQIGDQLQLTVPQPDLTVVTVEQVSEQVVTEPEVIVRKSDQLAAGKRKVVRAGQTGLKTMQYRLTKENGLVVKEEWLGQTVVKASLPEVVYSGTKVVGEGTGMFAWPVTGATISSSYGERWGRAHKGLDIVSGNRTIKAADAGTVSFAGVQSGYGNVVIVNHNNGYVTYYGHLSRISVSVGQKLGQGSQIGIMGSTGRSTGTHLHFEIRKNGTAVNPMKYLK, from the coding sequence ATGAAAGGATTTAAGTTTATGCGCCGGATGGGGAAACTGCGGAACAGTGAAGAAACATCCGCAGGTTCCGGTGCAGCAGGTCAACAGGGCAATAGCACTGCCAGCGAAACCCGGGTCTTTCATCCCGAAACCAAACCACGCAGACTCCGGCGTTCATGGATTGTAGCTACTGCCGGTCTGGTTCTTCTGACTACCTTCTTAGTCGGAGCAGAGAAGAAGCATGTAGCGGCGAATACAGTAACCTACTACAAGGTGCTGGTGAAAGGCGAAGAGATCGGAACTTTAAGTCAGGAATCAGACCTTAACAAGCTGTTTGAAGCGAAGAGACGGGAATATCAGCTTAAATATCCTGATTCCGTCATGGTGCTGCAAACCAGCGGTATCACAACAGAGGCGCTGGAGGCTTACAAGCCTGAGATTGACAGCGAAGCTACACTGGACAAGCTGGACGGCATGCTCAAAGCTTATGCGGTAGGCGTAGAATTAACGGTCGACGGCAAGTCGCTCGGGATCGTGAAGGATCAGGAGACGGCAGCCGCAGTACTTGAGGCCGTGAAGGCGCATTACACTCCGCAGGCTGCAGCCACTGACGCGAAGCTGATGAAGACGGCGGCCAAGACGACAGCAGCATCAGCTAATGCAGACATAGTGGAATCGGCGGCTATCCGCGAGGAAGTCAGCATAGTTCCGGTCAAAGCAGACCCCAATAAGGTACTTAGTGTAGAGGATGCCGTGAAGGTGCTGACTGAAGGCAAGGAAGAGCCGCTGGTCTATTCAGTTCAAGAAGGCGACACGGTCTCTGCTATCGCATCCAGATTCCAGATTACCCAGGCAGATATCTTCCGCAACAATCCTGCGGTCAAGGAGCTCAGCCTGCAGATCGGGGATCAATTGCAGCTCACGGTTCCCCAGCCGGATCTCACGGTCGTGACTGTAGAGCAGGTAAGTGAACAAGTAGTTACGGAGCCTGAAGTTATTGTACGCAAAAGTGATCAGCTGGCCGCAGGGAAGCGAAAGGTGGTACGTGCCGGACAGACGGGACTTAAGACGATGCAATACAGGCTGACCAAAGAAAATGGACTGGTCGTCAAAGAAGAGTGGCTGGGTCAGACTGTTGTGAAGGCTTCGCTGCCTGAAGTGGTCTATTCGGGTACAAAGGTTGTCGGTGAAGGAACGGGAATGTTCGCCTGGCCGGTTACCGGAGCTACGATATCCAGCAGTTACGGCGAGCGTTGGGGACGAGCACATAAGGGACTGGATATTGTATCCGGCAACCGTACAATCAAAGCCGCTGATGCCGGTACGGTAAGCTTTGCCGGTGTGCAGAGCGGATACGGTAATGTGGTTATCGTCAATCACAACAACGGATACGTTACTTACTACGGACATTTAAGCAGAATCTCCGTTTCTGTCGGACAAAAGCTTGGACAGGGCAGCCAAATTGGAATTATGGGCAGTACAGGCCGCTCCACCGGAACACATCTGCATTTCGAAATCCGCAAGAATGGAACAGCAGTCAATCCAATGAAATATCTGAAATAA